In Sphingobacterium zeae, one genomic interval encodes:
- a CDS encoding 4'-phosphopantetheinyl transferase family protein yields MIGNDIVDLVQSRKDSNWRRRGFVTKIFNENEQLLIANSHDPEIVVWLLWSMKEAAYKIWNRETRNRKYAPNKLICSIVKKSCDSAVGEVVCEGSHYYTNTIVNPDFIHTIAVKVFDHLDHVVELERCQVVKDPLGLPGIATEGRRELLPVSISNHGRFEKIVGVL; encoded by the coding sequence ATGATTGGTAATGATATTGTCGATCTAGTTCAGTCCAGAAAAGACAGCAATTGGAGACGTCGGGGGTTTGTTACTAAGATATTTAATGAAAATGAGCAACTTTTAATAGCCAATAGTCACGATCCGGAGATTGTTGTGTGGCTTTTGTGGAGCATGAAAGAAGCTGCTTACAAAATATGGAACAGAGAGACGAGAAACAGAAAATATGCACCCAATAAATTGATTTGTTCGATCGTTAAAAAGTCTTGCGATAGCGCTGTGGGAGAGGTTGTCTGTGAAGGAAGTCATTATTACACCAATACCATTGTTAATCCTGATTTTATACATACTATAGCAGTTAAGGTATTCGATCATTTGGATCATGTGGTGGAACTCGAAAGATGTCAAGTTGTTAAAGATCCACTTGGTTTACCTGGCATTGCTACGGAGGGACGAAGGGAACTGTTGCCAGTTTCCATAAGTAATCACGGTCGTTTTGAGAAAATAGTTGGGGTACTATAA
- a CDS encoding acyl carrier protein: MNREELINALKPIIAPYTINEEAFGKLSEETDFIHDLQINSANLVDIVLDIEEQFDIVIENADMERMLNVRAAIDIIETKLNEK, encoded by the coding sequence ATGAATAGAGAAGAACTGATCAATGCTTTAAAACCTATTATTGCACCTTACACGATAAATGAAGAAGCATTTGGAAAGCTTTCCGAAGAAACTGATTTTATTCACGATTTACAAATCAATTCCGCTAATCTGGTTGATATTGTACTGGATATCGAAGAGCAATTCGACATAGTTATTGAGAATGCTGATATGGAACGTATGCTTAATGTAAGGGCGGCAATCGATATTATCGAAACCAAGCTTAACGAAAAATGA
- a CDS encoding NAD(P)/FAD-dependent oxidoreductase, translating into MEINPDVIIIGGGLAGLTSALHLSKQGLKVTLIEKHEYPHHRVCGEYLSNEILPYLDWLKVDVNTLRATHLEELQYTTQHGQSDKIRLPLGGIGVSRYSLDELLYKKAKDNGCSIVIATVTGISFSDDIFAVSFQGQKLNAKIVLGAYGKRSNIDQLLSRDFMKRPSIWMAVKAHYSGDFPDNLIALHNFEGGYCGISKVEDNKINVCYLADVKTFKKYRNIEAYQKYVISKNRYLKCFFEKSTMLFDKPITISQFSFDKKYAVENHILMVGDTAGLIHPFCGNGMAMAIHGAKLASELILDYCSRKIESRQQLEVMYVTRWKQAFGRRLWFGRMLSSILRYEFGAAILMKIGALFPKILIWIIKQTHGNASTIKCL; encoded by the coding sequence CATGAGTACCCACATCATAGAGTTTGCGGGGAATACCTCTCCAATGAGATTTTACCCTATTTGGACTGGCTTAAGGTTGATGTGAATACTTTGCGCGCCACACATCTTGAAGAATTACAATATACGACACAACATGGGCAATCCGATAAGATCAGATTACCATTGGGTGGCATTGGTGTAAGTCGCTATTCCTTGGATGAGTTGCTCTATAAAAAGGCAAAAGATAATGGCTGTTCAATCGTGATTGCTACGGTCACCGGAATTTCCTTTAGCGATGATATATTTGCTGTTTCGTTTCAGGGGCAGAAGTTAAACGCAAAGATTGTATTGGGGGCTTATGGCAAACGAAGTAATATCGATCAATTGTTGTCACGGGATTTCATGAAGAGACCCTCCATTTGGATGGCTGTAAAGGCTCATTATTCGGGAGATTTTCCCGACAACCTCATCGCCTTACACAACTTTGAAGGTGGCTACTGTGGCATTTCCAAAGTTGAAGATAACAAGATAAATGTCTGTTATTTGGCCGATGTAAAAACTTTTAAGAAATATAGGAACATCGAAGCGTATCAAAAGTACGTCATATCAAAAAATAGGTATCTAAAGTGTTTTTTTGAAAAGAGCACGATGCTTTTTGATAAACCGATTACGATCAGTCAATTTTCTTTTGATAAAAAATATGCGGTGGAAAACCACATCCTCATGGTCGGTGATACGGCTGGTCTTATTCATCCATTCTGTGGAAATGGAATGGCTATGGCGATACACGGCGCAAAGTTAGCTTCGGAACTTATTTTGGATTACTGTAGCCGTAAAATTGAATCCCGTCAACAATTGGAAGTAATGTATGTCACTCGCTGGAAACAAGCTTTTGGAAGGCGATTATGGTTCGGGCGGATGCTGTCTAGTATATTACGTTATGAATTTGGCGCGGCAATACTGATGAAGATCGGGGCTCTTTTTCCAAAAATTTTGATTTGGATTATCAAACAAACTCATGGAAATGCAAGCACAATAAAATGTCTATAA
- a CDS encoding alpha/beta hydrolase: protein MNTRYFFYVIIIIGLFTSCGLIHNLPDSASPNTGADPNLWYSFVDQNGNFYPDNWKKNYGIPSNKAARDPYSLMKIATDRGDREQLLAFERGNMLRLSKRIEPKKRVFILVHGFNADEESVVKQYKYIADHIVTNPKNDEIIRFYWDGLRSTSPFRSAKNWFSAASFSQMAGEFGLRRILNNMADKDVYIISHSRGASVVMSAISNPEYNTSFSAQAKDIHNIDIERAKPLLENKNRITCIMLAPAIGLSEFQYTDTTTNTKKFVDLSTQVKKIHITINGTDKMLKKFFGFLSNKLTPTDLGYKEDSFNALKKNYTIFSMTDFTGMSSHDFSRYIRDPRFKQMLREESIQVQ from the coding sequence ATGAATACAAGATATTTTTTCTACGTCATTATCATCATCGGCTTGTTCACCTCGTGTGGCCTCATCCATAATCTTCCTGATTCGGCTTCTCCCAATACCGGAGCAGATCCTAATTTATGGTATTCATTTGTGGATCAAAATGGTAATTTTTATCCCGACAACTGGAAGAAAAACTATGGCATCCCTTCGAATAAAGCCGCTAGGGATCCATATTCCCTGATGAAAATTGCCACCGACAGAGGTGACCGCGAACAATTACTTGCTTTTGAACGAGGTAATATGCTTCGTCTTTCGAAACGTATTGAACCTAAAAAACGTGTTTTTATTTTAGTTCATGGCTTCAATGCGGATGAAGAATCTGTTGTAAAACAATATAAATATATTGCAGATCATATCGTCACCAATCCCAAAAACGATGAAATCATTCGATTTTATTGGGATGGTTTGCGATCGACCTCCCCTTTTCGATCAGCAAAAAATTGGTTTTCCGCGGCTTCTTTTAGCCAGATGGCCGGTGAATTCGGTTTAAGACGCATACTTAACAACATGGCGGATAAAGACGTTTATATTATCTCGCACAGTCGGGGGGCATCCGTGGTCATGAGCGCAATTTCAAATCCAGAATACAATACTTCATTTTCTGCGCAAGCGAAAGATATTCACAATATTGATATCGAGCGGGCAAAGCCATTGCTGGAAAACAAAAACAGGATTACCTGCATCATGCTTGCGCCAGCAATAGGCCTTTCCGAATTTCAATATACTGACACAACAACTAACACAAAAAAATTTGTGGATCTGAGCACCCAAGTAAAGAAAATACATATCACGATTAATGGCACTGATAAAATGCTAAAGAAATTTTTTGGATTTCTATCCAACAAGCTTACCCCAACGGATCTGGGGTATAAAGAGGATAGCTTTAACGCGCTTAAGAAAAACTATACGATCTTTTCGATGACGGATTTTACAGGAATGTCAAGCCACGATTTTAGTCGTTACATACGAGATCCTAGGTTCAAGCAAATGCTGCGGGAAGAATCGATTCAAGTACAATAA
- a CDS encoding type III polyketide synthase: MSVKIITVAKQLPKYSCTTDEVLPLLDIWLKGQELRFVKKIKKLFEGSAVERRYAIMDPIEVFTVTSFEEKNNIYCREAIELGEKVLRKALKKAAWDPQSLDYIITVSCTGIMIPSLDGYLINKMKLRQDIVRLPVTEMGCVAGVSGVIYAKNFLQANPGKRAAVIAVEAPTATFQLEDFSMSNMVSAAIFGDGAACSLLSSHEEDCGPEILDQQMYHFYHTEDIMGFKLTNSGMQMILDVDVPNVIASHFADVIHPFLKKNGLEIKDINHMIFHPGGKKIVATIEQIFAEFGKDIKDTKAVLAQYGNMSSATVLYVLERIMKHQPKTGEFGLMLSFGPGFSAQRVLLKW, translated from the coding sequence ATGAGTGTCAAGATAATTACTGTTGCCAAGCAACTGCCTAAATATTCCTGTACTACCGATGAGGTTCTTCCGTTATTGGATATTTGGCTTAAAGGACAGGAGCTCCGTTTTGTAAAAAAGATAAAAAAACTTTTTGAAGGCTCTGCTGTGGAGAGGCGTTATGCTATCATGGATCCCATCGAAGTTTTTACAGTGACATCCTTTGAAGAAAAGAATAATATTTATTGCCGTGAAGCAATCGAATTAGGGGAGAAAGTGCTGCGTAAAGCACTTAAGAAAGCAGCTTGGGACCCGCAGTCATTAGACTATATTATAACGGTGAGTTGTACGGGAATTATGATACCATCATTAGACGGATATTTAATTAACAAGATGAAGCTCCGGCAGGATATTGTCAGGCTGCCGGTTACAGAAATGGGATGTGTTGCTGGGGTTTCAGGGGTTATCTACGCTAAGAATTTCCTACAGGCGAATCCGGGTAAACGCGCTGCGGTAATTGCCGTAGAGGCCCCAACAGCTACTTTTCAGCTGGAGGATTTCTCCATGTCAAATATGGTCAGTGCGGCTATATTTGGAGATGGTGCTGCCTGTAGTCTGCTTTCATCGCATGAAGAGGATTGCGGACCAGAAATTCTTGACCAGCAGATGTATCATTTTTATCATACAGAAGATATCATGGGTTTTAAGTTGACCAACAGTGGTATGCAGATGATATTAGATGTTGATGTGCCGAATGTGATCGCGTCACATTTTGCAGATGTGATACATCCATTTTTGAAAAAGAATGGTTTGGAAATCAAAGATATCAATCACATGATTTTTCATCCCGGAGGTAAGAAGATTGTGGCGACGATTGAGCAGATTTTTGCTGAGTTTGGTAAAGATATCAAAGACACTAAGGCAGTGCTTGCGCAATATGGCAATATGTCGAGTGCTACCGTGCTGTATGTTCTTGAACGCATCATGAAGCATCAACCAAAGACTGGAGAATTTGGTTTAATGCTAAGTTTTGGCCCTGGATTTTCAGCTCAGCGCGTATTGTTAAAATGGTGA
- a CDS encoding methyltransferase domain-containing protein: MSINTKHRTGETEIMDDFLLAGEELRVTLDRISKINQFLGGNSITLDGVKKLLSGVEKSKPISIIDIGCGNGDMLRMLSDYGYKNNINLNLLGVDANQYTVNYARSLSKDYSNISYLCADIFDTDFENNSYDIVLCTLTIHHFDNERIIELIDRLIKISNLGIVVNDLHRSKVAYRLFQAVGTFFRLNKMTKVDGLISILRGFKKYELEQFSETLQLKSYTIQWKWAFRYQWIISNI, from the coding sequence ATGTCTATAAACACGAAACATAGAACAGGGGAGACTGAGATCATGGATGATTTCCTGCTTGCAGGTGAGGAACTTCGTGTCACATTGGATCGTATTTCAAAGATCAACCAGTTTTTGGGTGGAAATAGCATCACCTTGGATGGAGTCAAGAAACTTCTTTCTGGTGTAGAGAAGAGCAAGCCAATTTCAATTATTGATATCGGATGCGGGAATGGAGACATGCTTCGCATGCTGAGTGATTATGGTTATAAAAATAATATCAATCTGAATCTATTGGGTGTAGATGCAAATCAATATACGGTAAATTATGCGCGGTCGCTGTCAAAAGATTACAGTAATATATCCTATTTGTGTGCAGATATATTCGACACAGATTTTGAAAATAACAGTTATGATATTGTGCTGTGTACGCTGACCATTCATCATTTTGACAATGAAAGAATTATTGAATTGATAGACAGACTCATCAAGATTTCAAATTTGGGAATCGTCGTCAACGACCTGCATAGGAGCAAAGTAGCCTATCGTCTTTTTCAAGCTGTAGGTACCTTTTTTAGGTTAAATAAAATGACAAAAGTGGATGGACTTATCTCCATACTACGCGGATTTAAGAAATATGAGTTAGAGCAATTCTCAGAAACATTGCAATTAAAAAGTTATACCATCCAATGGAAATGGGCTTTTCGTTACCAGTGGATAATTTCCAATATATGA
- a CDS encoding serine hydrolase domain-containing protein — MKLLILLILYPVFLYGQEKTSTKLAKYMRAQVEVNNFSGTVLVRKNNTILLKKAYGFADYEWNVKNTIDTKFQLASVTKQFTATAILQLIDSGRLSLNDKLSKFLPDYPKADSVSIHMLLSHTSGLAMGFKEIALSSMSSDSAYTAIKKIPFEFSPGTKSSYSNIGYYLLAKIIEKVSGERYEAFLEKNIFDKVGMKNTGISNNESIVAKKAKVYCQSQQRLIHNPYINWNINLGHDGVYSTVEDLALWDKALYGTTVLSAAMKKKMFTPYSSENWGYGFIINPFYNHGHDLIAHDGGFFGTMTSFNRFTQDKLFVSVLSNNGSLSHIIGYGLSAIAFDKQVELPYKHHRVKIDTAIYDKYIGQYGKIKLLKIDGKLFYNDKDIELIPESKTKFFRGDDNDRTIEFIRDKTGNYNTFILTKGGVKEIFTRSQKK; from the coding sequence ATGAAGCTATTAATTCTACTCATCTTGTACCCGGTTTTTCTATATGGACAAGAAAAAACATCAACGAAACTTGCAAAATATATGCGAGCGCAGGTCGAAGTAAATAATTTTAGTGGAACTGTGCTCGTTAGGAAAAACAACACTATTTTGCTAAAAAAAGCCTATGGTTTCGCAGATTATGAATGGAACGTTAAAAATACAATAGATACGAAATTCCAATTAGCATCGGTCACAAAACAGTTTACAGCAACTGCTATTCTCCAATTGATAGACAGCGGACGATTATCCCTAAATGATAAACTCAGTAAATTTCTTCCGGATTATCCAAAAGCTGATAGCGTCAGCATTCACATGCTGTTATCACATACTTCAGGACTAGCCATGGGTTTCAAGGAAATCGCATTGAGCAGTATGAGCAGCGATTCTGCTTATACTGCAATTAAGAAAATTCCTTTCGAATTTTCACCGGGTACGAAAAGCTCCTACAGCAATATTGGTTATTATTTATTAGCTAAAATTATTGAAAAGGTTTCAGGTGAGCGTTATGAAGCTTTCTTAGAGAAGAATATCTTTGATAAAGTGGGGATGAAGAATACGGGGATTAGTAACAATGAATCCATCGTCGCAAAAAAAGCAAAAGTATATTGTCAGAGCCAACAGAGGCTGATTCATAATCCTTATATCAACTGGAACATCAACTTGGGCCACGACGGTGTTTATTCAACTGTCGAGGATTTAGCCCTCTGGGACAAAGCCTTGTACGGAACAACTGTATTATCTGCCGCAATGAAGAAAAAAATGTTCACCCCCTATAGTTCCGAAAATTGGGGCTATGGGTTTATTATCAATCCGTTTTATAATCACGGACATGATCTGATTGCGCATGATGGCGGATTTTTTGGAACAATGACTTCCTTTAATCGATTTACACAGGACAAACTATTTGTCTCAGTGCTTTCCAATAATGGCTCCTTGTCTCATATCATAGGTTATGGACTTTCGGCAATTGCTTTCGACAAACAGGTAGAGCTCCCGTACAAGCATCATCGCGTCAAAATAGACACGGCAATATACGACAAGTATATCGGTCAATATGGTAAAATCAAGTTATTGAAAATCGACGGCAAACTTTTCTACAATGACAAAGACATAGAACTCATTCCAGAGTCTAAAACAAAATTCTTCAGAGGGGACGACAACGATAGAACTATCGAATTTATTCGGGATAAAACAGGTAACTATAATACCTTTATTTTAACAAAAGGTGGTGTTAAAGAGATTTTTACAAGGTCTCAAAAAAAATAA
- a CDS encoding 3-hydroxyacyl-ACP dehydratase FabZ family protein, translating to MDLNNIVAKLPYREPFLFVDELIHVDEEGIKGAYTFNENLDFYRGHFYGKPITPGVILIETMAQIGLACLGIFLLDKEFTANAVIALTSTDIEFLKPVYPKERVTVFSKKIYFRFGKLKCEVVMKNESGQEVCKGLLAGMITEEL from the coding sequence ATGGATTTGAATAATATAGTGGCAAAGTTGCCCTACAGAGAACCTTTTTTGTTTGTTGATGAATTAATTCATGTTGATGAGGAAGGTATTAAAGGTGCCTATACTTTTAATGAAAACCTGGATTTTTATAGAGGCCATTTTTATGGCAAACCTATTACTCCGGGAGTTATTTTGATCGAAACGATGGCGCAGATAGGTTTAGCGTGTCTGGGAATTTTTTTGCTAGATAAAGAGTTTACGGCTAATGCTGTTATAGCGTTGACCTCAACGGATATAGAATTTTTAAAGCCTGTATATCCGAAGGAGAGAGTTACCGTGTTTTCAAAAAAGATATATTTCAGGTTTGGTAAACTAAAATGTGAGGTCGTTATGAAAAATGAAAGCGGCCAGGAGGTTTGTAAAGGACTATTGGCAGGTATGATTACGGAGGAGCTATGA
- a CDS encoding beta-ketoacyl-[acyl-carrier-protein] synthase family protein, producing the protein MKRVVITGMGVVAPNGVGLPSFTQAIKDGVSGIRHDVQLEKLQFSCQIAGTPEITDDFKRRYFTELELRGFNSTGILYGVIAGMEAWANAGLPIATESAPDWDSGTIFGSGSSGIDKFRESIYKIDDLQTRRLGSTVVAQTMSSGVSAYLGGKLGLGNQVTTNSSACATGTEAILMAYDRIRSGKAKRMLAGSTGDSGPYIWGGFDALRVCSSHYNDRPHEGSRPMSATAGGFVPGSGAGALLLEDLESALARNTTIYGELLGGEVNSGGQRGTGSMTAPNADAVRRCIIEALKNSGVSALEIDAINGHLTATTKDAFEIENWTEALGRRGKDFPFINSLKGMTGHCLSAAGSIESVATVLQLYHGFIFGNSNCVDLHPEIAALIDPSNVPLHTMSVAPQIIAKASFGFGDVNACLIFKKFDNLPYE; encoded by the coding sequence ATGAAGAGAGTCGTCATTACAGGAATGGGGGTTGTAGCACCGAATGGGGTAGGCCTACCATCTTTTACGCAAGCGATAAAAGATGGGGTCTCGGGTATTCGACATGATGTACAACTCGAGAAATTACAGTTTTCCTGCCAGATAGCAGGAACTCCTGAAATAACGGATGATTTTAAAAGGCGCTATTTCACTGAACTCGAGCTTAGAGGTTTTAACAGTACGGGGATATTATATGGAGTCATTGCAGGTATGGAAGCTTGGGCAAATGCCGGGTTACCGATAGCGACTGAATCTGCTCCAGATTGGGACAGTGGAACCATTTTTGGATCCGGGAGCTCTGGTATTGATAAGTTTCGTGAGAGCATCTATAAAATTGACGATTTGCAGACCCGCAGATTAGGTAGTACAGTTGTGGCCCAGACGATGAGCAGTGGTGTTAGCGCATATTTGGGCGGTAAATTGGGACTTGGAAACCAAGTAACAACAAATTCATCTGCTTGTGCAACTGGGACCGAAGCAATTTTAATGGCCTATGACCGTATTCGATCCGGCAAGGCAAAGCGGATGCTAGCAGGAAGCACTGGAGATAGCGGCCCTTATATTTGGGGTGGTTTTGATGCGTTGCGTGTGTGTAGTTCGCACTATAATGACCGTCCGCATGAGGGGTCTCGTCCGATGAGTGCGACAGCCGGAGGGTTTGTTCCCGGCAGCGGAGCAGGAGCTTTGCTATTGGAAGATTTGGAAAGTGCCTTAGCCCGAAATACGACGATATATGGTGAGTTGTTGGGTGGTGAGGTAAATTCCGGAGGGCAGCGGGGAACAGGTAGTATGACCGCTCCGAATGCTGATGCTGTTCGTCGGTGTATTATAGAAGCCTTGAAGAATTCAGGTGTTTCCGCTTTAGAAATCGATGCTATAAATGGCCATTTAACGGCAACTACCAAAGATGCTTTTGAAATAGAAAACTGGACTGAGGCTCTTGGACGTAGGGGGAAGGATTTTCCTTTTATAAACTCATTAAAAGGTATGACTGGACATTGTCTTAGTGCAGCTGGCAGTATAGAAAGCGTAGCTACGGTATTGCAGCTATATCACGGTTTTATATTTGGAAACAGTAATTGTGTTGACCTACATCCTGAAATTGCTGCACTGATAGATCCATCAAACGTCCCTTTGCATACAATGAGTGTTGCACCTCAAATTATTGCCAAGGCAAGTTTTGGATTTGGGGATGTGAATGCTTGCTTAATATTTAAAAAATTTGATAACTTGCCATATGAATAG